TAACTTCTTTTTGATAATTCGCCAAAACTCCTCGTTAAAATTACGGAATTGGTCCGTATAAATCCCGAGTTGTCCAATTAACCTGAATCAACCAACCCTTGTCTTCCCCTCCAGGAAAACTATGCGTGAACATGAAAACAGATCCCGCCACGACGCTCCAGAAACTTTGAATTTGATTGAACTCAAAAAGAAGGACATCAATTCCTTGATCAAAATTGCTAGGGAATACAATATTGAAAACGCAAACAGTATGCGTGTTCAGGATTTGATATTTGCCCTTTTGCAAGCTCAAACAAAGCAGAATGGAGTGATTTATGGTTCGGGTGTGCTAGAAACACTACCCGACGGATTTGGTTTCCTTAGGGCCCCAGATTATAATTACTTACCCGGTCCTGATGATATTTATGTTTCGCCTTCGCAAATCCGAAGATTCAACATGCGAACAGGTGATACTATCTCAGGGCACATTAGACCGCCAAAAGAAAGCGAACGCTATTACGCCTTGCTTAAGGTTGAAGAAGTTAATTTCCGTCCACCAGATCAAGCCTTTGAAAAAATCCTTTTCGACAACTTAACGCCGCTTTATCCCGAGGAACCGCTCTCGTTAGAAAGAGGAGATAAAGATCTCACAACTCGTGTGATTGATTTGGCTGCACCGATTGGTAAGGGTCAACGTGGGCTGATTGTGGCTCCACCAAGGACTGGAAAAACAATGATCCTCCAGTCAATTGCGAACAGCATTACTACGAATCATCCAGAAGTTGATTTGATTGTATTGCTTATAGATGAACGTCCTGAAGAAGTCACAGATATGCAACGCAGTGTTCGAGGAGAAGTAATTAGTTCGACCTTTGATGAGCCTGCCACCAGACACGTTCAAGTTTCAGAAATGGTTTTGGAAAAAGCCAAAAGATTGGTTGAGCATCAACGTGATGTTGTGATTCTCTTAGATTCAATCACTAGACTCGCAAGAGCCTACAACTCAGTGGTTCCACCTAGTGGAAAAATACTCTCAGGTGGTGTTGACTCAAACGCTTTGCACAAACCAAAGCGCTTTTTTGGCGCGGCTCGTAATGTTGAGGAGGGAGGATCACTGACGATCATTGCGACGGCTCTGATTGAGACAGGCTCAAGAATGGATGAGGTGATTTTTGAAGAGTTCAAGGGAACAGGAAACATGGAATTAATGCTTGACCGCAAATTGGTTGAGAAGAGAATTTTCCCTGCCATTGACATCAATAAATCTGGCACTCGCAAAGAAGAGTTGTTGATGGAAAAGAATGATTTAGACCGAATCTGGGTACTAAGGAAAGTACTTGCTCAACTTAGTTCAATTGAATCTATGGAGTTCATGGTAGAAAAACTATCGAAGTTCAAAAGTAATAAAGAATTCTTGAATATGATGGACAAATAAATTAAGTTAGAATGTTTTGTTCAACTTATAAAAGAATGGTCTGTCATGAAAGCTGAAATACACCCTAGCTTCGAACCAACCAAGTTTATCTGCACCTGTGGTAATATTCTCGAGACTTTTTCTAACCTTGGTGGTGAGAAAAACGTCGACATATGTTCAAGTTGCCATCCTTTCTTCAGTGGTAAGGAGCAAAGGATGATTGATACCACAGGCCGTGTGGAGAAATTCCGAAGACGTTATCAACGCTCCTGAGCAAATATGCTCGATGAGAAGCTGTCCTCACTGAAGCAACGGCATGAAGAGCTGACTCACCTGCTGAGTCAGCCTGAAATCCTCCAAGACTCCTCCAGATATCGCAAATTTACGCGTGAGCACTCCGATCTAGAAGAAATTGTTGCTACCTACTCCCAACTAACCAACCTGCGGCTACAAATTAGAGATAACGAGACACTCGTTTCTGATCCAAGTGAAGAGAAGGAGCTACAGGAACTGGCGCTTGAGGAGTTATCCCAACAACAAGAAGAACAAAAATTTCTTGAAGGAAGTTTACAAAGACTTCTCCTACCAAAAGATCCGAATGATCAAAGAAATGTGATTCTTGAAATTCGGGCTGGGACTGGAGGAAATGAAGCTGCTTTGTTCGCACGTGATTTGTTTCGCATGTATGGAAAATATGCAGAAAGCCTCGGCTGGCGGATTCAGGTGCTGAGCGAACATGAAAATGATCTTGGCGGCTTCAAGGAAATCACTGCTTCAGTTGAGGGATCTGAAGTTTTCGCGAATTTGAAATTTGAGGCAGGTGTTCATCGTGTACAAAGAGTTCCGAGAACAGAAACTCAGGGACGTATTCATACTTCTGCAGCTACTGTAGCAATCATGCCTGATGTGGAAGAACTAGAAGTAGAAATAAATCCAAGTGATTTGAGAATCGATGTTTTTCGTTCGTCAGGACCGGGTGGGCAAAGTGTAAATACCACTGATTCAGCTGTCAGAATCACCCACTTACCAAGTGGAATGGTTGTCATTTGCCAAAATGAAAAGTCTCAGCTTAAAAACAAAAACCAAGCTTTAAAAGTATTAAGAGCTAGGCTGTTTGAGGCTGAACAAGAGGCTCGGCAACAAGAAAGTTCTGCCCAACGAAAAGGTATGGTTGGTTCAGGAGATCGCAGTGAAAGAATACGAACTTATAATTTTCCCCAGAATCGCATCACCGACCACCGAATCAATTTTACTCTTTATAAATTAGAAGAGGTAATGCTGGGGAGACTAGAATTTTTGATTCAACCCCTTAGACAACAAAACCAGATAGAGCAGTTGAAAAATCAAGGTGTTGAAGCCTGAGATTTCTCAAATCGCCCCGGTTTCTGAGGGAGAAAAAACCATCCCCCAAACAAGAAAGACGGTAAAATAACAAGCGCAAAGAAATTGCCAATGTTGTGCCGGATTTCTTCACTCGTTTCAAGGCTGCTCAAAGGTTGATAAAAACCAATAAAGTAAGCAGCTAAGCAGGCAAGCCAACAAAAAATAAAAGTTATATAACCCGTTTTTTGGCGAATACCTGCCCATAGTAGTAAAATGAAAGTTAGTCCTGGTAACCAGAAGAAAAGTAAGCCTCCAAAAATTCCAAAAAATATTCCATCAATCAGCCCAAGTATTATTGATATAATCAGTTCAAGTGCTCTAACTAATTCCAAAGAATTTTGAATTTTTTCAAGTATGAGTGAGCAAACAAGCATCGCAGGAAATATGCTTAGGATCTGAAAAAGTCTTCCTAATGAGAGATTAGAAAAACTCTTGAACAGAAAGTTGAATTTAGTTGTTGAGAAAGTTTGCTTAACAGAATTTTCAGAAAGCTCTTCACAGGTAATTGATAAACTATCAGATTGAGCTCTCTGTATTGCTTCATCCTCCGCAGCTTTAATGTCAATAAAATTATATTTATCTTTTAAAAAAGTATATTGAGCATAGGAATCAGGGTGATAAAGCTTAGCTTTTTTTCTGAAAGCGTCACGGATCTGATCAAAATTGCGAGTTGGATTGATTCCCAGAATTTCCCAGCAATCTGGACGATTCATTGTATGGAAGGAGTTTCTGTTTTAGTTCTATACCCGTAGCGAGCAAGAAAAGTTGAGAACAACATTAGATTCTTGAATCGGTTTTGATAAAGCAGGTGTAGAGCTGAGTTGATAATTTCTATTGGATAATGGCGAATAGAGTAACCCGAGGCTTCAGAATCGGTAATAGATCCAAGGTGTTCTTTAAAAATTAAGTTGGCATCAGCATCATTTGAAGCAAAGCTTTCTCTTAAACTTCGTGCAACTTCATCATACTGTTGATCAGAAATTAAAGATTCATCTAGACGATAGTATAGAAAAGAATGAACTAAGAATTGTCGAACTAATCTATTGAGTGTCTCTGTTGCCATCATAGAACTCACTCTGTTTGACTTGTTGAGTTCATATAGTTGTAGCAGTGCTTTAGCCAGTGCGTGAAAAAGTCATTACGATGAGTCTTCCAGTTATTCAAGGGTCGGTCGGGGTCAAACTTTTCAGGACCAACAAAGTGATCTTGCTGACTAATGAATCGGAGCATCTGTGAAGAAGTGCACTCTGGATTTCCAAGATGCATGAGCCATTGCCCGTTGTCAGTATCCCAGATCAGAGGCTCTCCTTGACTTCTACAAAGTATCCTAAATTTCCCATCCGCAGCGTTTGCTTCAAGTAAGTCATTCAGAGGTGCTAATTTCCTGACTTGGGGACAATAGAATAGATCATCTGATTCTCCAGTAACAGGATGATCACTCGCTTGGTTTGTTACCTCCCAGACGCCAATTCTGGGAACTTCCAAAGCTTGATAGCCAACTCCACAAAGTTCGGTCATCCATAGTGCTCCGTAGCCCAAGCCCATGATGGGCAATGTTCCACGCAGTTCAATGAGCTTTCGATCTAACCTTTGACGAAAGTCTTTACTTGGTTCCAACAGTCCAGAACCAACAATCACAAGTCCATCTAAATTGTTTGCTCTCAGTAGATCATAAATTTCCTCATCCATTGAATAAATACCATCAATCATCACCGGCAAAGATTGGATGATGGACATACCCATAGGGCGGTAAAGGTTGATCTGCTCCACCATAGACTGTTCTTCAGTAGGCAGAAAACCAATTCGAAGAGGTCGAATATCCTGACGTAACGCTTGTTCCTGCTTTATACAGGTTATGTGGTTTTCCTCTAAAGTCCTTCGGCCATGGTAGTTATCAGGAACAACAATGGTCATTTCGACTTATTGAATGGGGTTTCAGTAAATATTTTATCTACTCTCGACAAAACCTTGCCGTCATGTAGTTTGAGTTGCAGTGTTTGTCCAACATAAACTTGTTGTACGCTTTTGATAATTTTTTGTTGCTGATCAAAGATAACACTAAATCCTCGATTCAACACTGAAAGTGGACTCAACGCATCTAACTCGCTTATCAGTTCATGCAATTTCTGTTGTTTAGTATTTTGAAATACTGAGATCGCTCTAGAAATTCTATGATGTTTTTCAGTGAGAAGATTTTGAGACTTCATCACTTCATACTTTGGATTCTTATTCAACAACCTCCGTGTAAGTGAAGTAAGATTTTCATGAATTTGTCTTTGACTCAAGTTCCACGATCTCTTTAGACGAAACGCAAGATCTTCAATTCTTTCTCGTTGGATTTTAAGCGCTCGCTCAGGTGAGTTGAGCCTTTGAGTTTTGTCCGAGAAATCTTTTTTTGACTGACTTAGTCTATGGGTTATTTGTTGACATAGCCTCTCAAACAAATTTCTTGTTGTGTAGACAAGATCCTCTTTGGAGGGTACTGCTAATTCCATAGCAACAGAAGGAGTCGCAGCTCGAACATCCGCAACGAAGTCTGTGATTGTAAAGTCAGTTTCGTGCCCAACCGCTGAGATGACAGGAAGTTTTGATTTAGCTACGGCTCGAGCTAAATTTTCATCGTTGAAAGCCCAAAGATCTTCCAAGGATCCTCCTCCCCTGCCTATAAGAAGTACTTCCAAGCACATTTCATTAGCCTGTTCATTGAGCCATTCAATCCCTTTTACAAGCGATGATGGAGCATTGGGGCCTTGTACGATAGATGGAAACAATATCAATCTCATGTCAGGAAATCGCCTCTTGAGAACCTTCAGCATGTCTTGGATAATTGCTCCGGTCGGAGAGGTCACAACACCAATTGCTTTGGGTAAGAAGGGTAATTTTCTCTTCCGATTTGCTTCAAAGAGACCTTCAGCCAAAAGTTTTTTTCGAAGTTGTTCATAAGCCATTTGGAGCGCACCTGCTCCTTTTGGCTCCAAACCAGTCACATTTATTTGGTACTCACCACGTTGCTCATAAACTTGTAAAGAGCCTCGTGCCCAAACAGCCATTCCTTCTTCGGGGACAAAGCTCAGTCGCATTGCTGCTTGTTTGAACAAAATCCCCCGTAGCTGAGATTGTTCATCTTTAATGACGAAATACCAGTGCCCTGAACCAGCTTGATGCACATTTGATAGTTCACCCTCTACTACCAACGTGCGAAAACTTCCTTCCAGGAGCAGCCGTACACTTCTTGTTAATTCCGATACGGTCCAGACTGGGTTGGGTTCCTCAAGTGTGAGTTGATCTGGTTCTTTTTGTAGTTTGTTTTGATCTAGAGGTGCTAAATTTTTCGAGTGTGGTTTCGCAACGAAATCACTAATCGAATCAACCTCAAATGGAATTAAGGGCATTGAAGTTAGATGAAAATTGAGAGATATTTGTCAAATCAATATCTCTCAAAAATGGTTCAGGAGGGGAGACTTGGATTAGCTGTGGAAAGATTCTCTTGATTGATGACTTCATTGTTCTCAGATTCAGCCTTCTCCTCTTCTAGAGGATCTTGAACTGAATCAGGAAAGTGGCACAAAGCATTTTTCAAAACTTCCTCTACATGTTTCATTGGGAGGATTTCTAATCCATTTGTTATCTCATCGGGGACCTCCTCCAGATCCTTCAAATTTTCGTGAGGGATCAGAACGGTTTTCATTTCAGCTCGTTTTGCAGCCAGTAGTTTTTCCTTCAAACCTCCAATGGGTAAGACTTTTCCTCGCAAACTAATTTCACCTGTCATGGCGACGTCTTTGCGAACAGGAATACCAGTCAAAGCACTAACCAGAGAAGTGGTGATGGTTACCCCTGCAGATGGTCCATCTTTTGGGACAGCTCCCTCAGGAACATGAATATGTGTATCCATGTCTTTAAATACTTGGGAGAATATTCCAAGTGAGTTGGCTCTGGTTCGAACAAAACTTTGAGCTGCTTGAGCCGATTCCTTCATTACTTCACCAAGTTTTCCAGTAAGTTGTAGTTGACCTGAACCCTTCATAACGCTCACTTCAGTCATCAACAACTCGCCACCAACTTGAGTCCAAGCAAGACCACAAGTGACCCCTACTTCATTTTTGTCTTCGCCTTTAGCATGCTTGTACTTAGGCGCTCCAAGTAATTCGTGAACTTTTTTTTGGTTCACGATCACCTTCTGTTTGGTTTGCTTGGTTACTATTTGAGTAGCCACTTTTCTGCAAATTTTGGAAATCTCTCTCTCAAGATTCCGAACCCCTGCTTCCCTCGTGTATCGCTGTATAATTTCTGAAACAGCTTGTTGGCGTAGGTTGATTTGCTCATTTTTGAGCCCGTTTTCTGCAGTCTGTTTGGGAATAAGATGTTGAATGGCAATGTGTTCTTTTTCTAACTCAGTGTAGCCAGATAATGTGATTGTCTCCATTCGATCTTTCAATGCTGCAGGGATGTTCTGAGCTACATTTGCCGTGCAGAAGAAAAGAACATTTGAAAGGTCATATTCTATCTCAAGATAGTGATCCATAAAGCTTTGATTTTGTTCTGGATCTAAGACTTCAAGCAGGGCGGCTGCGGGATCACCCATGACCCCTCTGTTCATCTTGTCAATTTCATCAAGCAGCATCAGAGGGTTAGTACTCTTTGATTTCCTGAGTGATTGAATAATCTTTCCGGGCATTGCTCCTATGTAGGTTCGACGATGGCCACGTATCTCAGCTTCATCTCTGACACCACCTAGACTCAAGCGAATAAATTTTCTTCCAAGCGCCTCAGCAACTGATTTTGCGAGGGAAGTCTTGCCGACGCCAGGGGGTCCTACTAGACAGATGATTGGTCCGCGGATCTCTCCGACTTGCTTGGCTACGGCCAAATATTCAATGATTCTCTCTTTAACCTTTTCTAAACCGTAGTGGTGTTGGTCGAGAATTTTTTCAGATGCGCCCAGATCAAAGTGATCTTCGGTCTTTTGCTCCCAGGGCATGGAAAGCAGCCAATCAATGTAGTTCCTCACTACATTCGCTTCTGCTGACATTGGCGGCATCATTTTCAGCTTTTTCAATTCACGATTGCCAATCTCTTTAGCTTCTTGTGTCAGAGGAAGTTCATTGATTTTTTTCTGGTATTCTTCAATCTCAGCCTTGCCGTCCTCTTGCCCTAGCTCTCGCTGAATAGCCTTAACCTGTTCATTCAGATAATACTCTTTTTGGGTTCGTCCAATTTGTCCTTGAACTCGTTCTTTTAGTTTTTTCTCTACTTTTTTGAATTCAGCTTCCTCGATCATCCGCTCGTAGACCATTTCCAGACGCTGCTGAGGAGAGATGGTTTCCAGTAACTTTTGCTTCCGCTGTAGATCCATATTCAGTAGTGGTGCGATACGATCTGCCAGTCGATGAGTGGGGTCACTTTCAATTGATAATTTCTCAATTCCTTCGGTGTGTTTCTTGACGTCTTTGAGATAGCGCTTGAGCTCACTGCGAACATTTTTGGAAAGAGCCACCATTTCAGGAGTTTCTTCTTCAATTTCTTCAACAGGTTCGACTACTCCAGTGTAGAAGGGTTCTCCCATTCGAGCTTCAACGAGTCGTCCACGTTGGTGAGCCTCAAAGAGTGCTTTGATCGTCCCATTGTGCAGTCTCATGATCTGCAATACTTGACCAATAGTTCCCATTTCAAACAAATCTTTATCCCCCGGAATTTCAACAAGGGGATCTTCTTGAGCAATCACAAAAATCTTGCGATCAGAAGCTAACGCTTTTTCCAGGGCTGCTATCGATAGAGCTCGGCCAATGAAGAAAGGAGCGGTCATATGCGGAAATACAACGATGTCGCGCATTGGCAACATCGGCATTTCTAAAGTATTTTGTGAGGAAGAAGCACGGGAAGAATTTGACATGCAGATTCCTGTGGAGAAGGCTAAACAGCCGGAAAAAGAAAGAAAGTTAGAGTATGTTTGTTAGGAACTTTTTGCTTACTACACTACACATACTCGAAGTCGCGATGCTGTTAGTGATGGTACATTTAATTGAATTAAATAAATTACTCCTTGATCAAACATTTCGCAAGTTCTGCACCAGCTTAAATCTTGGTAAACCCCAGAATTATCAATTGAAAAATTAGTACATATTTTCAGGCTACGGTTGCCTTTTCGAATTGATCTGTGTAGCAATATCTATTCTTCATAGCTTAATGATTTTACTACATTTAATAAGTTGGTTCACAAGAAAATGCCCTCAACACTGATTCAACTGCTCGATTCTCTCCTTGGTGCGTACAGCCTGGTTCTTCTTGGGAAGGCCATTGTCTCTTGGTTTCCTGTAAATCCATACAACCTGATTGTTCGCTTCCTTGATCGCCTGACAGAGCCTGTACTAACCCCAGTCAGAAAAAACGTCCCACCTGTTGCTGGGATGGATCTTTCAGTTGTTCTGGTATTGGTTGTTATTTCGATTCTAAGAAATATGATTTGGTCCTTTTAGTCTTTGAATCATCATCACTGAAAGAAAATTCCCTATGAATCCTGATTCTACTGATGCCAAAAGTACTGAGGAGGTACCTATTCAGGCACAACGTTTTGTTGTTGGACTTGGAACTTCAGCAGGAGGGTTGGATTCACCGGAAAAATTCTTCAAAAAATGCCACCTGACAATGGCCTCACTCTTGTGGTGGTGCAGAACCTTTCCCCAGACTACAAATCCATGATGGTTGAACTGCTTTCAAAGCACACTCGAATGAAAGTACAGCACGCTGTCGATGGATCGTTGATTAAGCCGGATACCGTCTATTTGATTCCACCTAAAAGACAACTCACGATTCAGGAGGGAAAGCTCTATTTAGTAGAGCAGGCGACAGTTTCTGGGATTAATCTGCCAATTGATATTTTCTTCCGTTCGCTGGCACGTGACCAGGAAAGTCAGGCAATTGCCGTTATTTTTTCAGGTACTGGCACAGATGGAACTTTGGGTGGGCAAGTAGTTAAAGACGTGGGAGGATATGTGTTGGTTCAAACCCCAGAATCAGCTCAATTTGATGGGATGCCGAAATCTGCGATTCAGACAGGCATTGCAGACAGTATTTTACCACCTGAGAACATGCCCCAGGAAATACTTAGGTATGTCGAACATCCATTCGCTTCCAGGGTACGTAATGAGCCCCCATCATCGGATGAAGAGGATGTACTGCATAGACTCCTTGCTGTCCTGCGTCAAGAAACTGGGGTAGATTTTACTGAATAT
This DNA window, taken from SAR324 cluster bacterium, encodes the following:
- the prfA gene encoding peptide chain release factor 1: MLDEKLSSLKQRHEELTHLLSQPEILQDSSRYRKFTREHSDLEEIVATYSQLTNLRLQIRDNETLVSDPSEEKELQELALEELSQQQEEQKFLEGSLQRLLLPKDPNDQRNVILEIRAGTGGNEAALFARDLFRMYGKYAESLGWRIQVLSEHENDLGGFKEITASVEGSEVFANLKFEAGVHRVQRVPRTETQGRIHTSAATVAIMPDVEELEVEINPSDLRIDVFRSSGPGGQSVNTTDSAVRITHLPSGMVVICQNEKSQLKNKNQALKVLRARLFEAEQEARQQESSAQRKGMVGSGDRSERIRTYNFPQNRITDHRINFTLYKLEEVMLGRLEFLIQPLRQQNQIEQLKNQGVEA
- a CDS encoding J domain-containing protein gives rise to the protein MNRPDCWEILGINPTRNFDQIRDAFRKKAKLYHPDSYAQYTFLKDKYNFIDIKAAEDEAIQRAQSDSLSITCEELSENSVKQTFSTTKFNFLFKSFSNLSLGRLFQILSIFPAMLVCSLILEKIQNSLELVRALELIISIILGLIDGIFFGIFGGLLFFWLPGLTFILLLWAGIRQKTGYITFIFCWLACLAAYFIGFYQPLSSLETSEEIRHNIGNFFALVILPSFLFGGWFFLPQKPGRFEKSQASTP
- the rho gene encoding transcription termination factor Rho; translated protein: MREHENRSRHDAPETLNLIELKKKDINSLIKIAREYNIENANSMRVQDLIFALLQAQTKQNGVIYGSGVLETLPDGFGFLRAPDYNYLPGPDDIYVSPSQIRRFNMRTGDTISGHIRPPKESERYYALLKVEEVNFRPPDQAFEKILFDNLTPLYPEEPLSLERGDKDLTTRVIDLAAPIGKGQRGLIVAPPRTGKTMILQSIANSITTNHPEVDLIVLLIDERPEEVTDMQRSVRGEVISSTFDEPATRHVQVSEMVLEKAKRLVEHQRDVVILLDSITRLARAYNSVVPPSGKILSGGVDSNALHKPKRFFGAARNVEEGGSLTIIATALIETGSRMDEVIFEEFKGTGNMELMLDRKLVEKRIFPAIDINKSGTRKEELLMEKNDLDRIWVLRKVLAQLSSIESMEFMVEKLSKFKSNKEFLNMMDK
- the lon gene encoding endopeptidase La, which encodes MSNSSRASSSQNTLEMPMLPMRDIVVFPHMTAPFFIGRALSIAALEKALASDRKIFVIAQEDPLVEIPGDKDLFEMGTIGQVLQIMRLHNGTIKALFEAHQRGRLVEARMGEPFYTGVVEPVEEIEEETPEMVALSKNVRSELKRYLKDVKKHTEGIEKLSIESDPTHRLADRIAPLLNMDLQRKQKLLETISPQQRLEMVYERMIEEAEFKKVEKKLKERVQGQIGRTQKEYYLNEQVKAIQRELGQEDGKAEIEEYQKKINELPLTQEAKEIGNRELKKLKMMPPMSAEANVVRNYIDWLLSMPWEQKTEDHFDLGASEKILDQHHYGLEKVKERIIEYLAVAKQVGEIRGPIICLVGPPGVGKTSLAKSVAEALGRKFIRLSLGGVRDEAEIRGHRRTYIGAMPGKIIQSLRKSKSTNPLMLLDEIDKMNRGVMGDPAAALLEVLDPEQNQSFMDHYLEIEYDLSNVLFFCTANVAQNIPAALKDRMETITLSGYTELEKEHIAIQHLIPKQTAENGLKNEQINLRQQAVSEIIQRYTREAGVRNLEREISKICRKVATQIVTKQTKQKVIVNQKKVHELLGAPKYKHAKGEDKNEVGVTCGLAWTQVGGELLMTEVSVMKGSGQLQLTGKLGEVMKESAQAAQSFVRTRANSLGIFSQVFKDMDTHIHVPEGAVPKDGPSAGVTITTSLVSALTGIPVRKDVAMTGEISLRGKVLPIGGLKEKLLAAKRAEMKTVLIPHENLKDLEEVPDEITNGLEILPMKHVEEVLKNALCHFPDSVQDPLEEEKAESENNEVINQENLSTANPSLPS
- the xseA gene encoding exodeoxyribonuclease VII large subunit, yielding MPLIPFEVDSISDFVAKPHSKNLAPLDQNKLQKEPDQLTLEEPNPVWTVSELTRSVRLLLEGSFRTLVVEGELSNVHQAGSGHWYFVIKDEQSQLRGILFKQAAMRLSFVPEEGMAVWARGSLQVYEQRGEYQINVTGLEPKGAGALQMAYEQLRKKLLAEGLFEANRKRKLPFLPKAIGVVTSPTGAIIQDMLKVLKRRFPDMRLILFPSIVQGPNAPSSLVKGIEWLNEQANEMCLEVLLIGRGGGSLEDLWAFNDENLARAVAKSKLPVISAVGHETDFTITDFVADVRAATPSVAMELAVPSKEDLVYTTRNLFERLCQQITHRLSQSKKDFSDKTQRLNSPERALKIQRERIEDLAFRLKRSWNLSQRQIHENLTSLTRRLLNKNPKYEVMKSQNLLTEKHHRISRAISVFQNTKQQKLHELISELDALSPLSVLNRGFSVIFDQQQKIIKSVQQVYVGQTLQLKLHDGKVLSRVDKIFTETPFNKSK
- the rpmE gene encoding 50S ribosomal protein L31, with amino-acid sequence MKAEIHPSFEPTKFICTCGNILETFSNLGGEKNVDICSSCHPFFSGKEQRMIDTTGRVEKFRRRYQRS
- a CDS encoding homoserine O-succinyltransferase; this translates as MTIVVPDNYHGRRTLEENHITCIKQEQALRQDIRPLRIGFLPTEEQSMVEQINLYRPMGMSIIQSLPVMIDGIYSMDEEIYDLLRANNLDGLVIVGSGLLEPSKDFRQRLDRKLIELRGTLPIMGLGYGALWMTELCGVGYQALEVPRIGVWEVTNQASDHPVTGESDDLFYCPQVRKLAPLNDLLEANAADGKFRILCRSQGEPLIWDTDNGQWLMHLGNPECTSSQMLRFISQQDHFVGPEKFDPDRPLNNWKTHRNDFFTHWLKHCYNYMNSTSQTE
- a CDS encoding chemotaxis protein CheB — translated: MLQKMPPDNGLTLVVVQNLSPDYKSMMVELLSKHTRMKVQHAVDGSLIKPDTVYLIPPKRQLTIQEGKLYLVEQATVSGINLPIDIFFRSLARDQESQAIAVIFSGTGTDGTLGGQVVKDVGGYVLVQTPESAQFDGMPKSAIQTGIADSILPPENMPQEILRYVEHPFASRVRNEPPSSDEEDVLHRLLAVLRQETGVDFTEYKYGSLLRRIQRRMGVIQISTLDEYLEYLSTNKAEAHLLHSELLIGVTRFFRDTEAL
- a CDS encoding YggT family protein; the protein is MPSTLIQLLDSLLGAYSLVLLGKAIVSWFPVNPYNLIVRFLDRLTEPVLTPVRKNVPPVAGMDLSVVLVLVVISILRNMIWSF